AGTCAAGTGAAGGCAAATGTGGGAGGGGGCTTGCCCCCGATTGCAGTGTGTCAGCTACAGATAAGCTGACTGATCCACCACCATCGGGGGCAAGCCCCCTCCCACATTTTGAACCAGGTTCTGCTCTAGATTAGTTGCTGATGGCGAGGATGCTTGCCTGGTACGACCCGACAAACACATCAAAGTCGCCCACTTCGTTCTGCTCCAACTCCGCTTGCTGCGCCAGCGATTTACGCGCCAGTTCTTCAAAGCGTGCCTGCTCTTCTGCGGGCAACGGCTCCTGGCGGAAATGTTCGGCATGCAGCTGGCTCTGGTGCAGGGAGAACTGCGCAAAACTTTCTTTGCGCTCGGCCATCGCCGCCAATACCTGCGCCGATGGGGTCAGGGACGGGTCCTGGACCTTCGCCAACTGGGCATCCAGCGCCTGGCTGTGCTCGCTGATGCCGTGGCTCTGATCGAGCAGGGCGGCCAACGGTGCAATCTGCTCCAGCAGTTCGCTGGCCCATTCCTTCATGTCCACCGGCGCGCCATCGCGCTGCAATTGCAGGCCTGGGCGGCGACCTTCCTTGACCACGCTGAGGAAGTTGGCGGTGGCATTGCCGCAGGCGTTATTGGCGAACAGCGGGCTGTCGTTCAATGCGCAGAACAGCAGGAACGCGTCGAGGAAGCGCGATTCCGGCAGGTCGATGCCCATCGGCAGGAATGGGTTGATGTCCAGGCAGCGCACTTCGATGTACTGGATGCCACGGGCCACCAGCGCTTGGATCGGCCGCTCGCCGGTATAGGTCACGCGCTTGGGGCGGATGTTGGAGTAGTACTCGTTTTCGATCTGCAGGATGTTGGTGTTGAGCTGCACCCACTCACCGTCCTTGTGCGTGCCGATTTCAACATACGGCGCGTAGGGCGTTGCCACCGCTTCGCGCAGGCTGTCGGTGTAGCTCGCCAAGTCGTTGTAGCACGGCGTCAGGCCGGCCTGGGCGTTGCTCTGGTAACCCAGGTCGCTCATGCGCAGGCTGGTGGCGTAGGGCAGGTACAGGGTGTCGGCGTCGAGCACTTCCAACTGGTGCGAGCGACCGCGCAGGAAACCCGCATCCAGGGCCGGCGAGGCACCGAACAGGTACATCAGCAGCCAGCTGTAGCGGCGGAAGTTGCGGATCAGCGCGATATAGGCCGTGGACTGGTAGTCGCGGTCGGTGCCGACGAACCCTTCGGTTTCCTTGAGCAGTGGCCACAGCTGTTCCGGCAGGGAAAAGTTGTAGTGGATACCGGCGATGCACTGCATGGTCTTGCCATAACGCAGGGCCAGGCCCTTGCGGTACACGTACTTGAGCTGACCGATATTGGAGGTGCCGTAGTAGGCAATCGGAATATCTTCTTCGGCCGGCAACGGGCACGGCATCGAAGGGCTCCACAGGTATTCGCTGCCGAGCTTGGTGTAGGCAAAGCGGTGGATCTTGTCCAGGCTGCTCAGGGTATCGGCCGGGTTGGGCAGGGCCGGGGTGATGAACTCCAGCAGCGATTCCGAGTAGTCGGTGGTGATCAATTCATTGGTCAGCGCGGCGCCCAGGGCTTCCGGGTGCGGCGTCTGCGCCAGGCGACCCTCACCGGTGACGCGTAGGCATTCACGCTCGATGCCATGCAGGCACTGCTCTAGCAGGGAGAGGTGTTCGCGCTTGCCGAGCAGGGCCAGGCGGCGGTTGAGAAGTTCGCTCAAGTTGGATTCCTTCACGCGTCAGTCGCCCCAATATGGGGGTGGGCAGGACGGTCTACAAGGGTGAAGTTAAAACTGGCGTGATCGCCTGGTTTTGAGTCGATTTGACCCGCTATGAAAAAGCCTACTTCACTCCATGAATTGGGCTATAGCGCAGCAAGAAAATTCCGACGCCGTTATCGCAGCGCCGAAATTAACTCAAATCGAGGGTGGGGAGCTATAGGACAGCGAAGGTGCCCTGTGCTTTTGCGACAAGTCTTTCGTCCTGATACACATCGGCTTCGACCACCAAGGTGCGCCGACCGGCGTGAATCACCCGGCTGGTGCACAGCACGTCACCGTCTTCCACGGCGCGGATGTAGTTGATCTTGCACTCGATGGTCGCGCTCTGCTGGTCAAAGCCATGGGAACTGGAACAGGCCAGCCCCATCGTAATGTCCACCAGGCTGAAAATCGCCCCACCATGCAGCTTGCCTGCGCGGTTGCGCAGGTGCGGCTCCAGGGTCAGGGCCACTTCGGCAACGCCTTCTTCCAGGCGTTGCAGGCGGCAGCCGATCAGCTCGCTGAATGCGCTCTGGGTCAGGCCGGCAGGAGTTTGCATCAGCGCTTCTTCAACTGCTTGGCATTGGCGAACAGCGAGGCCATTGCGTTGTTGCTTGGCGCTGCGGTCGCGGTCTCCTTGCGCGGCTGACTGTTTTCGGAGCGGTTCTGCGACTGGCGCGGCGCCGAGCCAGGGCGTGCGCCACGGGCACCGTCGATTTTCTCGCCGGGGGTGTCGCTCATGCGCATCGACAGGCCGACGCGTTTGCGCGGGATGTCGACTTCCATGACCTTGACCTTGACCACGTCACCGGCTTTCACCGCTTCGCGCGGATCTTTGATGAACTTCTCCGAAAGTGCAGAGATGTGCACCAAACCGTCCTGATGCACGCCGATATCCACAAACGCGCCAAAGTTGGTCACGTTGGTGACCACGCCTTCGAGGATCATGCCCAACTGCAGGTCCTTGAGGTCTTCGACGCCGTCCTGGAACTCGGCGGTCTTGAACTCAGGGCGTGGGTCGCGGCCGGGTTTTTCCAGCTCTTGCAGGATGTCGGTGATGGTCGGTACGCCGAAGGTTTCGTCGGTGTACTTCTTGGGGTCCAGGCGCTTGAGGAACGCGGCGTCGCCGATCAGCGAGCGGATATCGCGGTCGGTTTCGGCGGCAATACGCTGCACCAGCGGATAGGCTTCCGGGTGGACGGCCGACGAATCCAGTGGGTTGTCGCCGTTCATTACGCGTAGGAAACCGGCGGCTTGCTCGAAGGTTTTTTCACCCAGGCGTGCGACTTTTTTCAGCGCGGCGCGGGTCTTGAACGCACCGTTCTCGTCACGGTGAGTCACGATATTTTGCGCCAGGGTGGTGTTAAGGCCGGAGATACGCGCCAACAGCGCAACCGAGGCTGTGTTTACATCCACGCCAACCTTGTTCACGCAGTCTTCCACCACCGCATCCAGGCCACGCGCCAGTTTCAGCTGCGACACGTCGTGCTGGTACTGGCCGACGCCGATGGATTTAGGGTCGATCTTCACCAACTCGGCCAGCGGATCCTGCAGGCGACGGGCGATGGACACCGCGCCACGGATCGACACGTCGAGGTCCGGGAATTCCTTGGAGGCCAGTTCCGACGCGGAGTACACCGAAGCGCCTGCCTCGGAGACCATGACCTTGGTCATCTTCATGGATGGGTATTTTTTGATCAGTTCGGCGGCCAGCTTGTCGGTTTCACGGCTGGCGGTGCCGTTGCCGATGGCGATCAGGTCCACGGCGTGTTTGGCGCACAGGGCGGCCAGGATCGCCAGGGTCTGGTCCCACTTGTTGTGTGGCACGTGCGGGTACACGGTGGCGTGGTCCAGCAGCTTGCCGGTGGAGTCGACCACCGCCACCTTGCAGCCAGTGCGCAGGCCCGGGTCGAGGCCCAGAGTGGCGCGTGGGCCGGCCGGCGCTGCCAGCAGCAGGTCGTGCAGGTTGTGGGCAAAGACGTTGATCGCCTCGGTCTCGGCGCCGTCGCGGAGCTCGCCCAGCAGGTCGGTTTCCAGGTGGGTGTAGAGCTTGACCTTCCAGGTCCAGCGCACCACTTCACCGAGCCACTTATCCGCAGGACGATTCTGATTCTGGATGCCGAATTGTTGACCGATCATGCCTTCGCAGGGGTGCATGGTACCCGGCAGCTCGTCGCCGACTTTGAGGGCGGAGCTGAGAATGCCTTCGTTGCGGCCGCGGAAAATCGCCAGCGCACGGTGGGACGGCATGCTCTTGAGCGGTTCGTCGTGTTCGAAATAGTCGCGGAACTTGGCGCCCTCTTCCTCTTTGCCGGCGATGACGCGGGCGCTGAGAATGGCTTCCTGCTTGAGGTACGTGCGCAGCTTTTCCAGGAGGCTGGCGTTCTCGGCGAAGCGCTCCATGAGGATGTACTTGGCACCTTCGAGGGCGGCCTTGACGTCGGCGACGCCTTTTTCGGCATTGATGAAGCGTGCGGCTTCAGTGTCGGGGGTCAGCGACGGGTCGTTGAACAGGCCGTCGGCCAAGTCGCCCAGCCCGGCTTCGAGGGCGATCTGGCCCTTTGTACGACGTTTCTGTTTGTATGGCAGGTAAAGGTCTTCGAGGCGGGTCTTGGTGTCGGCGAGCTTGATGTCGCGCTCAAGTTGTGGGGTCAACTTGCCCTGCTCCTCGATACTGGCGAGGATGCTGATACGCCGTTCGTCGAGTTCTCGCAGGTAGCGCAGGCGCTCTTCCAGGTGGCGCAATTGAATGTCGTCGAGGCTGCCGGTCACTTCTTTACGGTAACGGGCGATGAAAGGCACCGTGGAGCCCTCATCCAGTAGAGCGACGGCCGCTTCGACCTGTTGTGGGCGTACACCGAGTTCCTCGGCGATGCGGCTGTTGATGCTGTCCATAAAACCACCTGAAATTCTGAAAAGCAGCTCGCAGGCCCGGAAAACAAGGCCTTGCGCAGCTGGTTGAGCGGCCCGACTGGCGCCGCTACCTGGGTCAAGAGGCAGCCTATTGACCCTCGAAATCGAAAAAATCACGACAAGCGGGTAAAAAAAAGCCCGGCAGTAAACGGTAAAGATCCGACGTTGCCCTGCACGAAGGCGCCGCATTATAACCAGCGTTCTGCCCTTGGGGGGTACTGCGCCGCGGTTGTAGGGCGTGGGTTCGCTGGCACTAGAGGAAAAATCTGCTAACAATGCACTCGGTGCGTATAACGGCAGCTACGCCATAATGCGCGCCGAGAAAAGAGGAGCATCCAATGAGCAGCACTGCACAAACTGCTGAAGGCGAGAAAATTCTGATCGTTGATGACGATCCGGGGCTGAGCAGCCTGCTGGAGCGGTTTTTCAACTCCAAGGGTTACCGTGCCCGCGCGGTGCCGAACACCGAGCAGATGGACCGCCTGCTGGGGCGCGAGGTATTCAATCTGGTCGTACTCGACCTGATGCTGCCCGGCGAAGACGGCCTCACCGCCTGCAAGCGCCTGCGCGGCGCGAACAACCAGATTCCAATCATCATGCTGACCGCCAAAGGCGATGAGCTGAGCCGCATCAAGGGCCTCGAACTGGGCGCGGATGACTACCTGGCCAAGCCCTTCAACCCTGACGAGTTGATGGCGCGGGTCAAAGCGGTATTGCGTCGCCAGGCACCGCCAGTACCGGGCGCGCCGGGCAGTGAAGACGAAAGCGTCACCTTTGGCGACTACGAACTGTCGCTGGCGACTCGCGAGCTCAAGCGTGGCGACGAAGTGCATATGCTCACCACCGGCGAATTCGCCGTGCTCAAGGCCTTGGTGATGAACGCACGCCAACCGCTGACCCGCGACAAACTGATGAACCTGGCCCGTGGCCGGGAATGGGACGCCCTTGAGCGCTCCATCGATGTGCAGATCTCCCGTCTGCGCCGGATGATCGAGCCGGACCCGTCCAAGCCACGATATATCCAGACGGTATGGGGCGTAGGTTATGTGTTTGTGCCGGATGGCACTGCAACCAAGTGACCGATGACTTGCAGGGGCGGGCATTCCGGCGTTTGACTCGATGAGGGTCGACGGGATGTCCGGCGTCTGTAATTCTGCGAGCGCCGCTCGTTCCTGCAAGGTGTCCAGCTGTCATCTATGAAAACCCCGCTGTGGTTCCCACAAAGTTTCTTCTCCCGCACCCTTTGGCTGGTGCTGATCGTCGTTCTGTTTTCCAAAGCACTCACGCTGGTTTATCTGCTGATGAACGAAGACGTGCTAGTGGATCGACAGTACAGCCACGGTGTCGCCCTGACGCTGCGCGCCTATTGGGCCGCTGATCCCGAGAACCGCGAGAAGATCGCCAAGGCCGCCACCCTGGTGCGCGTGGCCGGCGCTGGCGTGCCCGAGGGCGAACAGCATTGGCCCTACAGCGAAATTTACCAGCGCCAGATGCAGGCCGAACTGGGTGACGACACCGAGGTACGGCTGCGTATGCATGTGTCCCCCGCATTGTGGGTGCGTGCGCCGAGCCTGGGTGAGGACTGGCTGAAAGTGCCGCTTTACCCCCATCCGTTGCGGGGACAGAAGATCTGGAACGTGTTGGGATGGTTCCTGGCTATCGGATTGCTTTCAACGGCATCTGCGTGGATTTTCGTACGTCAACTCAACCAACCGCTAAAGCGTCTGGTGTTTGCCGCCCGCCAATTGGGCCAGGGACGCAGCGTGCGCCTGCCGGTGAGCGATACGCCGAGTGAAATGACCGAGGTGTATGGCGCGTTCAACCAGATGGCGGAGGATGTCGAACAGGCCGGGCGCGAACGCGAACTGATGCTGGCCGGGGTGTCCCACGACCTTCGAACACCATTGACGCGTTTGCGATTGTCCCTGGAGTTGATGGACAACCACACCGACCTGACCGATGACATGGTCCGTGACATCGAGGACATGGATGCGATTCTCGACCAGTTCCTGGCGTTTATCCGGGATGGCCGCGACGAGGTGGTCGAGGAAGTCGACTTGACCGATTTGGTGCGTGAGGTGGTCGCGCCCTATAACCAGAACGGCGAACAGGTACGCATACGCCTTGAGCCGATCCAGCCGTTTGCGTTGCGGCGTGTGTCGATGAAGCGCCTGCTGAACAATTTGATCGGCAATGCTTTGCATCACGCGGGTTCGGATGTGGAAGTGGCGGCATACGTGTCGGGTGACAGCGCCGCGCCCTATGTGGTGCTGAGTGTGATGGACCGTGGCATGGGGATCGATCCGGCGGAGTTGGAGGGCATCTTCAATCCGTTTACCCGTGGGGACCGTGCACGCGGTGGCAAGGGCACGGGCCTAGGTTTGGCGATTGTTCGACGGATTGCCTCGATGCATGGCGGCAATGTCGAGTTGCGTAATCGCGAAGGCGGCGGCCTGGAAGCACGGGTGCGTTTGCCGCTGGGGTTGATGCTGCCAAGAGACGCGGTCTAGCCAACAATGCAGATCAAAATGTGGGAGGGAGCAAGCCCCTCCCACATTTGGTTTCATGTTGTGTCGGTGGGCCGCAGGTTAGCCCTTGCCCTTGGTCCTGGTCATGTTCGGCCCACCATTCTTCTCCAGATGCTGAATGATGATCCCTGCCACATCCTTGCTCGTGGTGGTCTCGATCCCTTCCAGGCCTGGTGAGGAGTTCACTTCCATCACCAGCGGCCCGTGGTTGGAGCGCAAGATATCCACCCCCGCCACGGCCAATCCCATCACCTTGGCCGCCCTCAGCGCGGTCATACGCTCTTCTGGGGTGATCTTGATCAGGCTGGCACTGCCGCCACGGTGCAGGTTGGAGCGGAACTCTCCAGGCTTGGCCTGGCGCTTCATCGCTGCAATCACCTTGTCGCCCACCACGAAGCAGCGGATATCTGCACCGCCAGCCTCCTTGATGTATTCCTGCACCATGATGTTCTGCTTGAGGCCCATGAAGGCCTCGATCACCGACTCCGCTGCCGTTGCGGTTTCACACAGCACCACGCCGATGCCTTGGGTGCCTTCCAGCACCTTGATCACCAGCGGCGCGCCGTTGACCATCTCGATCAGGTCCGGGATATCGTCCGGGGAGTGGGCAAAGCCGGTAACCGGCAGGCCGATGCCGCGCCGCGACAGCAATTGCAGCGAGCGCAGCTTGTCCCGCGAGCGCGCAATGGCGACGGACTCGTTCAAGGGGAACACCCCCATCATCTCGAACTGGCGCAACACCGCGCAGCCATAAAACGTCACCGAAGCACCGATACGGGGGATCACCGCATCAAAACCCTCCAGCGGCTTGCCTCGGTAGTGGATCTGCGGCTTGTGGCTGGCAATGTTCATATAGGCCCGCAACGTGTCGATCACCACCATTTCGTGGCCACGTTCGGTGCCGGCCTCGACCAGGCGGCGGGTGGAATACAGACGCGGGTTTCGCGACAGCACAGCAATCTTCATGCAGCACCTGGGACAGAAATAGTAGAGACCGGGAACACCGGCTTGTCTTGAACGTACTTGACGCCGGGACTGACCACCAGGTGGCCGTCAATCAACGCCTTGGAACCGAGCAGCAGGCGGTAACGCATGGCTTTGCGGCAGGCCAGGGTGAACTCCACCCGCCATACCCGATCACCCAACGCCAGGGTGGTGCTGATCACATAGCGCACCTGCGCATGGCCGTTGGAGCTCTTGATGGTTTTCATCGTCACCAGGGGCGCTTCGCAGCGGCGGTGACGCAGTTGTACAACGCTGCCCAGGTGTGCGGTAAAGCGCACCCATTGCTCGCCGTCGCGCTCAAAGGGCTCGATATCGGTGGCGTGCAGGCTGGAGGTGCTGGCACCGGTGTCGATCTTTGCGCGCAGGCCTGCCACTCCCAAGTCGGGAAGTGCCACCCATTCACGCAGACCCACAACGGTCAAATGGTCAAATGTCTTCAATATGGGTAACCGGTAATTCAGAAATATTTCTTGGTCGTCGAGGACAGTAGCGTCCAAGTGCGCATGGATTGTGACAACCCCCAAACGATCATTGAGCGCCAGGCGCCGAATTCGCGGTATTCACGCAGAATATTCGGTAAATGGCGACAGATATCTCTGAGGATTCGGTAATCAGTTGACGCAACAAATCGCACGGCGTGTGGCGTATCTTAGGTGAGCGTTGGGGTTTATGCGTCGAAGGGTTTCAACGTTACAGTTGCGACATTTTTCAGAGCGAGGAATTCAAGTGGCTCAAAAGCAGGAAGAGGAAGAAAAGGTCCGTCTGGACAAGTGGCTGTGGGCGGCGCGTTTCTATAAAACCCGGGCCCTGGCCAAGGCCGCCATAGAGAGCGGCAAGGTGCACCATCGCGGTGAGCGCTGCAAGCCAGGCAAGGAGCCGCGCGTCGGCGACGAATTTCAGATCCGCACGGGCTTTGATGAAAAAACCATCGTTGTCCAGGCACTTTCCATTGTGCGCCGTGGTGCGCCTGAAGCGCAGGCGTTGTACGCGGAAACCGAAGCCAGCGTCGCCAAGCGCGAAAACGCGGCGGCCATGCGCAAGGCGGGTGCTTCAGGCTTGACCACCGATGGCAAGCCAAGCAAGAAGCAGCGCCGCGACCTGTTCAAGTTTCGCGGCAGTGGTAACGATGACTGAGCGCGCACATCTGCGGTACAAATAAGATCAAATGGCGCAACTGTTACGAGGCCGTGCGCATCAGGCTCAATCGTCCGACCACGGGAAATTTGCCGAGTAACCCAAAGAGCGGCGCTGTAACCCGCATCAGGAACCCCGATACCCGAGCGACAAACGGCGTGTAATACCCCCAGCCCAACGCAAGCAGCGCCAGCAACACGCCGCCTATGTAGTCGTCCTGCCCCCAATGCGCGCCTGCCACCAAGCGCGGCATCATGAACAATACTGCCAGCGCCCAAATCACCAGTACCTGGCTGATGCGCTGGGCAAACACCGTCATGAACATCCCCCAGATCAACAACACCGAGGCATGATCGCCGGGAAAGCTTTGGCTCGAACGGTCCTTCAGCTCCCAGGTTTTCTCCAGGCCCGGAAAATAGTCACTCATCTGAATCGCGCCGCCGATCACCATCGACGGGCTGCTGTGTTGCCAGCCCATCAACGCCGCCAGTTTTGAAAACAGCATGCGGATGAACAACAACAGCACCAAAATGCCGACAAAACCTAACAGCGCCTGACGTACCTGCACGGCCTTGAACACCCAGTCGCCGCGAATCAACAGCGTCAGCAGGACCACCCCGACTACCGCATCAAACGGCCGCAAACTGGCCACAGCCCACACGTGCAGCCACGTTGCGTTGGTTGCCAGCGGATCATTGAGCAGATGAAACAGCCACTCGTCGAAAATTACACAGAGCATCTGCCCCGTGGGCCACAGCCAAAAACACAGCAGCCCGATAGCGAGTAGATTGCACTGAGCCCATCGCCGGAGGTTCCACTTGGCTTGGAACAAACCCGGATTGTTCATAAACTGTCCCTCTTCGCTCTAAATACGCTCTCTGTTTCCAGGAGAAAGCCGCACCAAAACGGTGCTAAAGCGTTTAATTTTATAAACGTTGTAATCAATTTGTCATCAATTCAGATACCCAGACCTATGACTGATCTACCGGATACCGACTTCACCCAACGCTTCATTTTCGACGAGAGCGACGCCCGCGGCGAAATGGTTTCGTTGGAGCTCAGCTATGCCGAAGTCCTCGCCAAGCACGCCTATCCGGAGCCGGTGGCGCAACTGCTCGGCGAGCTGATGGCTGCCGCAGCGCTGCTGGTAGGTACCATGAAGTTCGACGGTTTGCTGATCCTGCAGGCCCGTTCGGAAGGCCCGATCCCGATGCTGATGATCGAGTGCTCCAGCGAGCGTGAAATCCGTGGCCTGGCCCGTTACGACGCGGACCTGATCGCTGCGGATGCAACCTTGGCAGACCTGATGCCCAACGGTGTACTGGCGCTGACCGTCGACCCGACGGTGGGCCAGCGCTACCAGGGCATCGTCGACCTCGACGGCAAAACCCTGTCGGAGTGCTTCACCAACTATTTCGTGATGTCCCAGCAAGTCGGCACCAAGTTCTGGCTCAATGCCGACGGCAAGCGCGCCCGTGGCATGCTGTTGCAGCAACTGCCGGCCGATCGCATCAAGGATGACGATGATCGCGCTGAAAGCTGGCGCCACACCATCGCCCTGGCCGACACGCTGAAAGCCGAAGAGCTGCTGGGCCTGGACAACGAAACCATCCTGCACCGCCTCTACCACGAAGACCCTGTGCGCCTGTTCGATGCGCAAACCTTGCGCTTCCATTGCAGTTGCTCCCGCGAGCGCTCGGGCAACGCGCTGGTCAGCCTGGGCCTGGAAGATGCGCAGAATCTGGTGGTGGAACACGGCGGCAATATCGAAATCGACTGCCAATTCTGCAACCAGCGCTACCTGTTCGATGCGGCTGATGTCGCGCAATTGTTCGCTGGCGCAGGCATCGACACGCCTTCCGACACCCGCCACTAAAACGTTTAAGCACAGGTAAATCACCTGACAAATGCCGGATTAGAGGTGTTCTGACGGGAGGGCCCTACTCTTTTTGGGCTTTTCTGGCATAATCCGGCCCACTTTTTTCGCGGTAGTAGTGCGCAACTTTCTACTACAAAACGTTTGGAGCACTCGGCCATAGGCCGACGGGGAACCTCATGACGCAAGCCAATAACGCCGTATACACCGATCTGAGTGTTGACGATCTGGTCAAAGAAGCCCTGCAGCGCGGTGAAGGCGTGCTTGCCGATACTGGCGCACTGGTCGTAGAAACCGGTCACCGCACCGGTCGTTCGCCGGTCGACCGTTTTATCGTTGAAGAGCCTTCCACCCAGGACGCTATCGCCTGGGGCCCGATCAACCGCAAGTTCCCGGCCGACAAGTTCGATGCCCTGTGGGCGCGCGTCGAGGCCTTCAACAACGCGCAAGAGCACTTCGTTTCCCACGTTCACGTAGGGGCTGCCGAAGACCACTACCTGGCCGTGAAAATGACCACCCAGACTGCCTGGCAGAACCTGTTCGGT
The genomic region above belongs to Pseudomonas sp. S35 and contains:
- the ompR gene encoding two-component system response regulator OmpR; protein product: MSSTAQTAEGEKILIVDDDPGLSSLLERFFNSKGYRARAVPNTEQMDRLLGREVFNLVVLDLMLPGEDGLTACKRLRGANNQIPIIMLTAKGDELSRIKGLELGADDYLAKPFNPDELMARVKAVLRRQAPPVPGAPGSEDESVTFGDYELSLATRELKRGDEVHMLTTGEFAVLKALVMNARQPLTRDKLMNLARGREWDALERSIDVQISRLRRMIEPDPSKPRYIQTVWGVGYVFVPDGTATK
- the gshA gene encoding glutamate--cysteine ligase gives rise to the protein MSELLNRRLALLGKREHLSLLEQCLHGIERECLRVTGEGRLAQTPHPEALGAALTNELITTDYSESLLEFITPALPNPADTLSSLDKIHRFAYTKLGSEYLWSPSMPCPLPAEEDIPIAYYGTSNIGQLKYVYRKGLALRYGKTMQCIAGIHYNFSLPEQLWPLLKETEGFVGTDRDYQSTAYIALIRNFRRYSWLLMYLFGASPALDAGFLRGRSHQLEVLDADTLYLPYATSLRMSDLGYQSNAQAGLTPCYNDLASYTDSLREAVATPYAPYVEIGTHKDGEWVQLNTNILQIENEYYSNIRPKRVTYTGERPIQALVARGIQYIEVRCLDINPFLPMGIDLPESRFLDAFLLFCALNDSPLFANNACGNATANFLSVVKEGRRPGLQLQRDGAPVDMKEWASELLEQIAPLAALLDQSHGISEHSQALDAQLAKVQDPSLTPSAQVLAAMAERKESFAQFSLHQSQLHAEHFRQEPLPAEEQARFEELARKSLAQQAELEQNEVGDFDVFVGSYQASILAISN
- the rimK gene encoding 30S ribosomal protein S6--L-glutamate ligase, which encodes MKIAVLSRNPRLYSTRRLVEAGTERGHEMVVIDTLRAYMNIASHKPQIHYRGKPLEGFDAVIPRIGASVTFYGCAVLRQFEMMGVFPLNESVAIARSRDKLRSLQLLSRRGIGLPVTGFAHSPDDIPDLIEMVNGAPLVIKVLEGTQGIGVVLCETATAAESVIEAFMGLKQNIMVQEYIKEAGGADIRCFVVGDKVIAAMKRQAKPGEFRSNLHRGGSASLIKITPEERMTALRAAKVMGLAVAGVDILRSNHGPLVMEVNSSPGLEGIETTTSKDVAGIIIQHLEKNGGPNMTRTKGKG
- a CDS encoding ATP-binding protein, whose protein sequence is MKTPLWFPQSFFSRTLWLVLIVVLFSKALTLVYLLMNEDVLVDRQYSHGVALTLRAYWAADPENREKIAKAATLVRVAGAGVPEGEQHWPYSEIYQRQMQAELGDDTEVRLRMHVSPALWVRAPSLGEDWLKVPLYPHPLRGQKIWNVLGWFLAIGLLSTASAWIFVRQLNQPLKRLVFAARQLGQGRSVRLPVSDTPSEMTEVYGAFNQMAEDVEQAGRERELMLAGVSHDLRTPLTRLRLSLELMDNHTDLTDDMVRDIEDMDAILDQFLAFIRDGRDEVVEEVDLTDLVREVVAPYNQNGEQVRIRLEPIQPFALRRVSMKRLLNNLIGNALHHAGSDVEVAAYVSGDSAAPYVVLSVMDRGMGIDPAELEGIFNPFTRGDRARGGKGTGLGLAIVRRIASMHGGNVELRNREGGGLEARVRLPLGLMLPRDAV
- a CDS encoding Tex family protein; translated protein: MDSINSRIAEELGVRPQQVEAAVALLDEGSTVPFIARYRKEVTGSLDDIQLRHLEERLRYLRELDERRISILASIEEQGKLTPQLERDIKLADTKTRLEDLYLPYKQKRRTKGQIALEAGLGDLADGLFNDPSLTPDTEAARFINAEKGVADVKAALEGAKYILMERFAENASLLEKLRTYLKQEAILSARVIAGKEEEGAKFRDYFEHDEPLKSMPSHRALAIFRGRNEGILSSALKVGDELPGTMHPCEGMIGQQFGIQNQNRPADKWLGEVVRWTWKVKLYTHLETDLLGELRDGAETEAINVFAHNLHDLLLAAPAGPRATLGLDPGLRTGCKVAVVDSTGKLLDHATVYPHVPHNKWDQTLAILAALCAKHAVDLIAIGNGTASRETDKLAAELIKKYPSMKMTKVMVSEAGASVYSASELASKEFPDLDVSIRGAVSIARRLQDPLAELVKIDPKSIGVGQYQHDVSQLKLARGLDAVVEDCVNKVGVDVNTASVALLARISGLNTTLAQNIVTHRDENGAFKTRAALKKVARLGEKTFEQAAGFLRVMNGDNPLDSSAVHPEAYPLVQRIAAETDRDIRSLIGDAAFLKRLDPKKYTDETFGVPTITDILQELEKPGRDPRPEFKTAEFQDGVEDLKDLQLGMILEGVVTNVTNFGAFVDIGVHQDGLVHISALSEKFIKDPREAVKAGDVVKVKVMEVDIPRKRVGLSMRMSDTPGEKIDGARGARPGSAPRQSQNRSENSQPRKETATAAPSNNAMASLFANAKQLKKR
- a CDS encoding phosphatase PAP2 family protein, which gives rise to MNNPGLFQAKWNLRRWAQCNLLAIGLLCFWLWPTGQMLCVIFDEWLFHLLNDPLATNATWLHVWAVASLRPFDAVVGVVLLTLLIRGDWVFKAVQVRQALLGFVGILVLLLFIRMLFSKLAALMGWQHSSPSMVIGGAIQMSDYFPGLEKTWELKDRSSQSFPGDHASVLLIWGMFMTVFAQRISQVLVIWALAVLFMMPRLVAGAHWGQDDYIGGVLLALLALGWGYYTPFVARVSGFLMRVTAPLFGLLGKFPVVGRLSLMRTAS
- a CDS encoding ATP-dependent zinc protease is translated as MREWVALPDLGVAGLRAKIDTGASTSSLHATDIEPFERDGEQWVRFTAHLGSVVQLRHRRCEAPLVTMKTIKSSNGHAQVRYVISTTLALGDRVWRVEFTLACRKAMRYRLLLGSKALIDGHLVVSPGVKYVQDKPVFPVSTISVPGAA
- the hslO gene encoding Hsp33 family molecular chaperone HslO, whose product is MTDLPDTDFTQRFIFDESDARGEMVSLELSYAEVLAKHAYPEPVAQLLGELMAAAALLVGTMKFDGLLILQARSEGPIPMLMIECSSEREIRGLARYDADLIAADATLADLMPNGVLALTVDPTVGQRYQGIVDLDGKTLSECFTNYFVMSQQVGTKFWLNADGKRARGMLLQQLPADRIKDDDDRAESWRHTIALADTLKAEELLGLDNETILHRLYHEDPVRLFDAQTLRFHCSCSRERSGNALVSLGLEDAQNLVVEHGGNIEIDCQFCNQRYLFDAADVAQLFAGAGIDTPSDTRH
- a CDS encoding PaaI family thioesterase, whose amino-acid sequence is MQTPAGLTQSAFSELIGCRLQRLEEGVAEVALTLEPHLRNRAGKLHGGAIFSLVDITMGLACSSSHGFDQQSATIECKINYIRAVEDGDVLCTSRVIHAGRRTLVVEADVYQDERLVAKAQGTFAVL
- a CDS encoding S4 domain-containing protein; this encodes MAQKQEEEEKVRLDKWLWAARFYKTRALAKAAIESGKVHHRGERCKPGKEPRVGDEFQIRTGFDEKTIVVQALSIVRRGAPEAQALYAETEASVAKRENAAAMRKAGASGLTTDGKPSKKQRRDLFKFRGSGNDD